The following are from one region of the Onthophagus taurus isolate NC unplaced genomic scaffold, IU_Otau_3.0 ScKx7SY_15, whole genome shotgun sequence genome:
- the LOC139432385 gene encoding uncharacterized protein, producing MKIYFDTLDSDYGMSVLVYQQKTRMRICNNHFTMESFMLNRTPLTLKRDAKPLRVIMNEAHIVTSEPLRQPELEQNNLMDSVIELNITKDAAIPSSATNPTTESVFKKSQFSATIKEKSLRRILKNKEKQIRRLKKNYENKTTLLRDMLSTPESFTQVFKDKKISFRMQVRTLQLSDIAVYLNK from the exons atgaaaatttactttGATACTTTAGACAGTGATTATGGAATGAGTGTCTTGGTGTACCAGCAGAAAACACGTATGAGAATTTGCAACAATCACTTTACAATGGAAAGCTTTATGTTGAATAGGACCCCCTTGACCTTAAAAAGAGATGCAAAGCCTTTAAGAGTGATCATGAAT GAAGCACACATTGTAACGAGTGAACCGCTAAGACAGCCTGAACTGgagcaaaataatttaatggaTTCTGTCATA gagttaaatataacaaaagaCGCTGCCATACCTTCCTCCGCTACAAATCCAACAACAGAGTCAGTATTTAAGAAGAGCCAGTTTAGTGCAACAATCAAAGAAAAATCACTGCGACGAATtttaaagaacaaagaaaaacagATCCGGAgacttaaaaagaattatgaaaataaaactacaTTACTGAGAGATATGTTAAGCACACCAGAATCTTTTACTCAGGTTTTTAAAG ATAAGAAAATATCCTTCAGAATGCAGGTCAGGACGCTTCAGCTTTCAGACATTGCTGTTTacttaaataaatag